A stretch of the Onychomys torridus chromosome 23, mOncTor1.1, whole genome shotgun sequence genome encodes the following:
- the Igfbp5 gene encoding insulin-like growth factor-binding protein 5 has product MVLSAVLLLLAAYAGQAQALGSFVHCEPCDEKALSMCPPSPLGCELVKEPGCGCCMTCALAEGQSCGVYTERCAQGLRCLPRQDEEKPLHALLHGRGVCLNEKSYGEQTKIERDSHEHEEPTTSEMAEETYAPKVFRPKHTRISELKAEAVKKDRRKKLTQSKFVGGAENTAHPRVNPAPEMRQESEQGPCRRHMEASLQELKASPRMVPRAVYLPNCDRKGFYKRKQCKPSRGRKRGICWCVDKYGMKLPGMEYVDGDFQCHAFDSSNVE; this is encoded by the exons ATGGTGCTCAGCGCGGTCCTCCTGCTGCTGGCTGCCTATGCCGGGCAGGCTCAAGCCCTGGGCTCTTTCGTGCACTGTGAGCCCTGCGACGAGAAAGCTCTGTCCATGTGTCCCCCCAGCCCTCTGGGCTGCGAGCTGGTCAAGGAGCCCGGCTGCGGCTGCTGCATGACTTGCGCCCTGGCGGAGGGGCAGTCGTGTGGCGTCTACACTGAGCGCTGCGCCCAAGGTTTGCGCTGCCTCCCCCGGCAGGATGAGGAGAAGCCGCTGCATGCCCTGCTGCACGGCCGCGGGGTTTGCCTCAACGAGAAGAGCTATGGCGAGCAAACCAAGATAG AGAGAGACTCTCACGAGCATGAGGAGCCCACCACCTCTGAGATGGCTGAAGAGACCTACGCCCCCAAGGTCTTCCGACCCAAGCACACTCGCATTTCGGAGCTGAAGGCCGAGGCCGTGAAGAAGGACCGCAGGAAGAAGCTGACCCAGTCTAAGTTTGTGGGAGGCGCAGAGAACACTGCCCACCCCAGAGTCAACCCTGCGCCTGAGATGAGACAGGAATCTGAGCAA GGCCCCTGCCGCAGACACATGGAAGCTTCCCTGCAGGAACTCAAAGCCAGCCCACGCATGGTGCCCCGTGCTGTGTACCTGCCCAACTGTGACCGCAAAGGGTTCTATAAGAGGAAGCAG TGCAAGCCTTCTCGTGGCCGCAAACGTGGCATCTGCTGGTGTGTGGACAAGTACGGGATGAAGCTGCCAGGCATGGAATATGTCGATGGGGACTTTCAATGCCACGCCTTCGACAGCAGTAACGTTGAGTGA